A region from the Prevotella melaninogenica genome encodes:
- a CDS encoding ATP-dependent helicase, with protein MATIIKSEQTIPIDEPFKVTAGPGAGKTHWLINHIKNVVSNSHKLDVVRKVACITYTNVGIDTITSRLNMGNDVVEVCTIHSFLYANIVKPYIHLVAKEFGLELSKLVVIDDSNFKSEGIAISVLKLINKSWVNVRSYLQGLNNATWHYSNLAYNDYKPRFPIKFGKWFVGNDCYMGFKRWLWSRGYMSFDDILYFSQILLSRYPNIYTLIKARYPYIFVDEFQDTIPFVIDLLAKLGNEGVIVGVVGDKAQSIYDFLGATVQQFDSFTVPEMQEYEIRGNRRSTKQIIDLLNIVRTDFSQDWLNGSEGMMPELLVGDMLNCYQQCIEKSGTDEIQSLAFQNILANSMRKKNGVREVENILEMDFDSNAERQMVIKALIKAVEYTRMNDLRNAWHQLDIIDRDRIQTIVLLRYLLDGYKDYKDGSLMDFYNFLVNDLHVEITKIKGTAIRDFYQNHTYADAALGVKYCDSNNKHKTIHKSKGEEYDNVFVVLKEEKDLEFLLSPNLNDNNSHRVYYVAASRAINRLFICVPTLSAEKRIQLEGMPINILPPQKKIIAN; from the coding sequence ATGGCTACTATCATAAAATCAGAACAAACTATACCTATAGACGAACCATTTAAGGTGACTGCTGGGCCTGGTGCCGGAAAGACACATTGGCTGATAAATCATATCAAGAATGTGGTGTCAAATAGCCACAAACTTGATGTGGTGAGGAAGGTGGCTTGTATCACTTATACCAACGTGGGTATCGATACGATTACTTCACGTTTGAATATGGGGAATGACGTGGTTGAGGTATGTACAATCCATAGTTTCTTGTATGCCAATATAGTAAAGCCCTATATTCATCTGGTAGCTAAAGAATTTGGGTTGGAGTTGAGCAAACTTGTGGTTATAGATGACTCTAATTTTAAGTCAGAAGGAATAGCTATATCAGTATTGAAGCTTATTAATAAGTCATGGGTGAATGTCAGAAGCTATCTGCAAGGTTTGAATAATGCCACGTGGCATTATTCAAACCTTGCATACAACGATTATAAACCAAGGTTCCCAATAAAGTTCGGCAAGTGGTTCGTTGGCAATGACTGCTATATGGGGTTCAAAAGATGGCTATGGAGTAGAGGGTATATGTCTTTTGATGACATTTTGTATTTTTCTCAGATTCTGCTTTCGAGATACCCCAACATATACACATTGATAAAGGCTAGATACCCATATATTTTCGTGGATGAATTTCAAGATACAATACCTTTTGTGATTGACTTACTAGCCAAGTTAGGCAATGAGGGGGTAATTGTGGGAGTGGTTGGCGATAAAGCACAATCAATCTATGATTTTCTAGGTGCTACAGTGCAGCAATTTGACAGCTTTACTGTTCCAGAAATGCAGGAGTATGAAATACGAGGGAATAGGCGTAGCACGAAGCAGATAATAGACTTGCTGAATATTGTCAGAACTGATTTTTCGCAAGACTGGCTGAATGGATCAGAAGGAATGATGCCAGAATTGCTTGTCGGTGATATGCTTAACTGTTACCAACAGTGTATAGAAAAGAGTGGAACTGACGAAATACAATCGCTTGCCTTTCAAAACATACTTGCCAATTCCATGCGTAAAAAGAACGGGGTGCGAGAGGTAGAGAATATATTAGAGATGGATTTTGATAGCAATGCAGAGCGTCAGATGGTGATAAAGGCGTTGATAAAGGCCGTGGAATATACAAGAATGAATGACTTGCGAAATGCTTGGCATCAGTTAGATATCATCGATCGCGATAGGATTCAAACCATCGTGCTTCTAAGATACTTGCTGGATGGCTATAAAGACTACAAAGACGGAAGTCTGATGGATTTCTACAATTTTCTGGTAAATGATTTACATGTCGAAATAACCAAGATTAAAGGCACGGCAATCAGGGATTTCTACCAGAACCACACGTACGCAGATGCTGCCCTTGGAGTGAAGTATTGTGATTCAAATAACAAGCATAAAACCATCCATAAGTCAAAAGGAGAGGAGTATGATAACGTGTTTGTTGTTCTGAAAGAGGAAAAAGACTTAGAGTTCCTGTTGTCACCAAACCTAAATGACAACAACTCACATCGGGTATATTATGTGGCTGCCAGTCGTGCAATAAATCGCTTGTTTATCTGTGTACCGACATTGAGTGCAGAAAAACGTATCCAACTGGAAGGCATGCCAATAAACATACTCCCCCCCCAAAAAAAAATAATAGCCAATTAG